The Marinilabiliales bacterium genome includes a region encoding these proteins:
- a CDS encoding DUF2752 domain-containing protein, translated as MHITIFSEARSPYLVINVLTGVAIIVFLLYPVLAGHPGGVAPVECVHVTTHGGECSTCGLTRSFAEMARGNYTSAAMLNRNGPLIFGFFVIQLFMRAFFGYLYYRGSGPVTRPDAGKPAAGHGSIVGANARNVAGLGIPADTGKPDPGPENTGGGRLRAIIMTDAFLSLALFVFCFRYLIVFWQ; from the coding sequence ATGCATATCACAATCTTTTCAGAAGCCAGGTCACCTTACCTGGTGATCAACGTGCTTACCGGCGTGGCGATAATAGTTTTCCTGCTATATCCTGTGCTGGCAGGCCATCCCGGTGGTGTGGCGCCGGTAGAGTGCGTTCATGTTACCACTCACGGCGGTGAATGCAGCACCTGCGGTTTGACGCGCAGCTTTGCGGAGATGGCCAGGGGAAATTATACCAGCGCTGCCATGCTGAACAGGAACGGGCCGCTGATTTTCGGGTTTTTTGTTATTCAGCTTTTTATGCGGGCCTTTTTTGGTTACCTGTACTACAGGGGCAGCGGTCCCGTTACCCGGCCGGATGCGGGGAAGCCCGCTGCCGGCCATGGAAGTATCGTGGGCGCTAATGCCCGCAATGTTGCCGGACTTGGCATACCGGCGGATACCGGAAAGCCTGATCCCGGGCCGGAAAATACCGGTGGCGGGAGGCTAAGGGCCATTATCATGACTGATGCTTTTCTCTCCCTGGCCCTGTTCGTTTTTTGCTTCCGGTACCTGATCGTGTTCTGGCAGTAG